In one Carettochelys insculpta isolate YL-2023 chromosome 6, ASM3395843v1, whole genome shotgun sequence genomic region, the following are encoded:
- the POLR2L gene encoding DNA-directed RNA polymerases I, II, and III subunit RPABC5, which produces MIIPVRCFTCGKIVGNKWEAYLGLLQAEYTEGDALDALGLKRYCCRRMLLAHVDLIEKLLNYAPLEK; this is translated from the exons atgattatccCTGTGAGATGCTTCACCTGTGGCAAAATAGTTGGAAATAAGTGGGAGGCGTATCTTGGCCTTCTGCAAGCAGAATATACAGAAGG GGATGCCCTGGATGCCCTAGGATTGAAGAGATACTGTTGCCGCCGAATGCTGCTAGCCCATGTGGATCTGATTGAGAAGTTGTTGAATTACGCCCCTCTGGAGAAATAA